The Actinoplanes sp. N902-109 genomic interval GATCTACACGATCATGCGTGAGCGTGAGCTGGGGCTCTCGGCCGCGCCGAGTGAGGTGACAGCATGAGTGAGAACACTGCTGCTGCGCCGCGGGCTCAGCGCAAGGTGCGCGAGGGTCTCGTGGTCAGCGACAAGATGGACAAGACCGTCGTCGTCGAGGTCGAGGACCGCGTCAAGCACGCCCTCTACGGCAAGGTGATCCGTCGGACCCGCAAGCTGAAGGTGCACGACGAGCAGAACGCGTGCGGCATCGGCGACCGGGTTCTGATGATGGAGACCCGTCCGCTGTCCGCCACCAAGCGGTGGCGGGTCGTGGAGATCCTCGAAAAGGCCAAGTGAGTGCGCTGGGCCGGTGCGAGCCGGCCCAGCGGACCATCGTTCCGCCAAGCTTCGGTTGATCGCTCCGGAGAACTGGCAGACATAGGAGACAGACGTGATCCAGCAGGAGTCGCGACTGCGCGTCGCCGACAACACGGGTGCCCGGGAGATCCTG includes:
- the rpsQ gene encoding 30S ribosomal protein S17, translating into MSENTAAAPRAQRKVREGLVVSDKMDKTVVVEVEDRVKHALYGKVIRRTRKLKVHDEQNACGIGDRVLMMETRPLSATKRWRVVEILEKAK